TTACCAGAATGGAAAAGCCAATTAGATCTCCATAACTCACAAGTTGCAAACCAGTTTTAAGATTGTCTCTGTCAAATAATTGAACAGCTGTAGTCATAAATCCCCCAAACAATGACGTTATCGCGCTTAATGACATTGGTGCAGGAAAATCTCCAAGAGCAAAAGCCTAAAAATGCAACAATAAAGTAATTCAAGTATATTTTTATGTGTCATCTTTCTTGTTTCATTACAAATTAGTTACCTGCAGGACAACATTGCTTGACAATATTAAAACTGAAGTCATTAGATAGAGGCAACCGATAATCTTTTGCATGTCGAAGAGAAAATCTGATGGTGCTAATGACGATGGAAGTATAGCCTCTTTCTCGGTTGCAGAAGCAGAAATGCTTTGCATTATGCTCATTGTGAAAGCTCCTAATACACATAGCAATGTTCCTAAGATTTTTAATGTACTATACTTGTTGCTCAAGTTAACTTTCTCTAACCTGgtaaatacaaaaatttcaaattagttACCAAGGGATTAAGTTAAAAggctttttttttgtctttcttgAGAACATTAAGCATGTTACTTAATTTTGGCTTAGATGTGaattataacattttattcCTCCTTGGCTGTTTATAGCATTGGTGAAATATGATCAAAAcccaatataataaaattaccCAAAAGTCCATGCGATGATGAAGATAAAACCTGGGGCAAGGTTTGGCATAGCAGTTCCCATTGCTGGTGAAGTTAGATTGATTCCCTTCAGGAATAAAGACTGAAAAGCTAATCTGCATCACAATGGCCAAGATAATTttaaatcaacatctttgtacttattttaaaaattagaagaaTCAGGTCATcgtaattttaacaaaaactacACTTTGACGGTATCACcgtaattttatcaaattcgTTACCAATATAAACTTAAGCTAAATATTTTAGAGAATGAACCCAAAACTTGAGATTTTGAAAATAGAAGCTGACTTTCACACCAATgcttatggaaaaaaaaagtaggaaATTAAGATTAAGCTACAAGATACCTTACCCTCCAAATGAAAGAAACCATATCTGCATAATAAACTTTAAACTCCAATTCTTAGGCCACTTACTCCTACAAAATAGACACATGATATGATCAAATTAATCTTAAAAAATTCCATcccaataaaataaagagaaaaacaaaattcacatttttatatttagaaaGAGGACCTacctttcaaaacaaaatgcaGCAGGTAAAAGAATAAGGAATGTAGCAATGGAAGTTAAAATGACAATGGTAAGAGGACTAATTCCTAATGACATTGAATAACTCATTATCTCAGCATTTCCTGCATAGATAAATTGAACTCCTATTAACCCTCCAATTAATGTCACATCTTCCACCACCCccatcttttctttcttctaatcaaattatatcaaatttagaatttgttttctttctcttttttccattttctcCTATTATcctttatttcaaattcctaTCAATCAAGAAATAAATTTCATATAAGGTTTTATTTGTTTCAGAAAATGGAAGCTATGTTCCATGTTGAAGCCCAGATAATAATCATTATGACGTTTATTTGCATTTTCTACCAACCTCTCTCTATGACttgttttgatatttatttttcctaTATTTAAGGAGAGGTAATTGGTTAACGTTGGAATGATTGTCTTATCTAATTCTAGATTGTGTTCCTTAAAAATAGAGAAGGTTTATCACTCTCGTTTTTTATTATGCTGATGAATTTGGAcatataatttttctaaaacattATTAAATGCAATGAACGATATGAATTCAAAAAATGCGTACCATGCACCTCTTCTTGTACCTTGGTGACACTGCAACAATTCCACCACATCTACATGGACTTAATGGACTTGGCCacaattaaaatgataaatttgaaatataaaagaCCACGTAGAACATATATATAACCTACTTTATCTTAGAAATCTTAATTGAGCCTAACATAACCCCACAAAATTaacttgtgaggtgaggattgtcctcacttataaacacattatcAGGTCATGTTCTATCCGATATGGGACTCTTAACactttatttgacaaaaattctacaaaattacaaaatatattagatttttctaatatttttagaattttcaaTTCACAATAAAATCTCATACTCTCCACCATGAGCTGCTAGTCATTTATGTGAGCAATATATGTTAATAAGTTTAGTCCCTAAGTGCACCTCATATGATAAATGGTTGTAAAgatatttgatatgttaaaTTGTAGATTTGAATCTACATAAACCATCGTGTGTCTAAACTCTTAAAATAATCATTTGTCTCCCCCTTTCATTCTCTTCGAACCAAACTCACCTTTAACGTGTATAAATTGTGCCGCTAAGCTCattaatttttgggttaatatgtgtttacccccctgtaatttgggcgagttccggtttaccccctgtaaaaaaaaaagtttagattcgaaccctgtaaaataagattctttgattttagccCATGACCCATGTGACTGTGCAGAATTGCTGACGTGGCGAGCTGAGTGGCATGTTGACTATGCATATCTGATTATGTGGCGtactgactgtataattaattttttttaaaaattaaaatatttgtaaaagttaaaaaaaattcaggattttttttttacgaaaaatattttccaaaattttttaatatatatttttcgaaaattccaaaatttatatacaaaaaatatatatttcaaaatattttaattttccataaatttttaaaattaattttgaaatacatatttcaaaatttttatttcgaaaaaaaaattcaaattattttcaaaaacaaagttttttaaaatttctcagcaaaaaaaatctggaaaatattattatttttaaaaatctggatacaaatttatttaaaaattttggaaaattcagattttgttcgatttttaCGATGtgttacagtttttttttaatatttaaatttattcttatctatttgttaaatgtgttatttatattgaaaattgagggcatttttaaaaagaaacagCCAGTCCAAAAGTGCTGAAAggggttgttttctttatatatatatttcccaaaaagttatatataaaataaaaaaattcctaaacttactatattttgaaacatttgaaaaaattaatataagctaatttttgaatgttttggtaaaaaatattaatttttttctgaatttttttatttttcgaaaaaaaatccaaattttttagttttttttcttcatatttttaaatttttgaattttcaggttttaaaaatataaaagttataATAATTACACGGTGCATGCCACGTCAATGTCCATTACACACATGTTAGGTTTGAAAATAATCACACAGTGGCGTGCCATGTCAGCGTCTGGATGGGATCATGGGTGTTTTGTGGAAAATCTTCATATTATAGGAttaaaatctaaacttttttttttttacgggagGTAAATCAGAACTCGTCCAAGTTACAGAATTAAACAcatattaacccttaattttttttattaagcacTTGTTGAATCTACAATGAAATCTTTAATATCGCATCCTCATGCACTTCCATAGGGAATCCATTGAAGCTACCAAATAGAACTTCAATGTGCATGTATGTTTGATGTTATGTCAACGAAAAAAGAAACATACAGTCAAGTTAGACTCATCATATGACTTGTAGGACTGAGTTAGACTCAATCTAAATTTTAAGACTATATCAAAGATTTTCAAGATATAGAATCACTAGCATTATGCTCTAA
Above is a genomic segment from Medicago truncatula cultivar Jemalong A17 chromosome 5, MtrunA17r5.0-ANR, whole genome shotgun sequence containing:
- the LOC11435909 gene encoding WAT1-related protein At5g47470 is translated as MGVVEDVTLIGGLIGVQFIYAGNAEIMSYSMSLGISPLTIVILTSIATFLILLPAAFCFERSKWPKNWSLKFIMQIWFLSFGGLAFQSLFLKGINLTSPAMGTAMPNLAPGFIFIIAWTFGLEKVNLSNKYSTLKILGTLLCVLGAFTMSIMQSISASATEKEAILPSSLAPSDFLFDMQKIIGCLYLMTSVLILSSNVVLQAFALGDFPAPMSLSAITSLFGGFMTTAVQLFDRDNLKTGLQLVSYGDLIGFSILAGSVSGISLSFNGWALKKRGPVFVSMFSPIGTMCSVILSVYTIGETINIGSIGGMFLMFSGLYLVLWAKGKEGYADVGDFSESEFDASKPLLLC